A genomic stretch from Vibrio cortegadensis includes:
- a CDS encoding ABC-ATPase domain-containing protein encodes MDQLTAKLKKLEKQNYRAYQQIKGQYDFGDFQLHIDHIQGDPFASASRFRATRAWSLTGLGWLTEKSAAYQIAARDFIARSFAEFAKQETSISIALTGQTILDSTSVVFTEEGIDIRFRINLPADGRSILAKKASNIITFYLPKFIRRSTIERELNLEAMIKHCECAEDQESMRSQLAGKQLAAFVANGSVLPRTAGNCDFPMKDAVAFVAPSSLEVTLNTPNKGDIKGLGVPTGITLIVGGGFHGKSTLLNAIERSIYNHIPGDGREGIVTDRNAMKIRAEDGRCVHHLNLSNYINHLPMGKDTADFTTQDASGSTSQAAWLQESIEAGATSLLIDEDTSATNFMIRDERMQALVSKGDEPITPLVDRIGQLRDELNISTMVVMGGSGDYLDVADTVIQMHDYQAVDVTEKAKKVIEQHPSQRNNECETSLEAFQPRSLFCNALMNILVDGKFRVTAKGKDSLRFGKEFTDLSALEQLESSSEVNAIGWTWFQMAQHAGWQENPSQEINRLLSDDWHQTMPNVGDLAKPRTLDVMAALNRMRKSQFKSSDNQ; translated from the coding sequence ATGGATCAGTTGACTGCTAAGCTGAAAAAGCTTGAAAAACAGAACTATCGTGCATATCAACAGATCAAAGGTCAGTATGACTTTGGTGATTTCCAGCTTCATATCGACCATATCCAAGGCGACCCGTTTGCTTCGGCTTCTCGCTTTCGAGCGACAAGAGCATGGTCTTTAACCGGTTTAGGTTGGTTAACGGAAAAATCAGCGGCTTATCAAATCGCAGCTCGTGATTTTATTGCTCGTAGCTTTGCGGAATTTGCCAAGCAAGAAACCAGCATCTCTATTGCCTTAACGGGACAAACGATTCTTGATAGTACTTCTGTTGTGTTTACAGAAGAAGGAATTGATATTCGATTCCGCATCAACTTACCCGCTGATGGTCGAAGCATTCTGGCTAAGAAAGCGAGCAACATTATTACGTTCTACTTGCCAAAATTTATTCGTCGTTCAACGATCGAAAGAGAGCTTAATCTTGAGGCTATGATCAAGCACTGTGAATGTGCTGAGGATCAAGAGTCAATGCGTAGCCAGTTAGCAGGCAAGCAACTGGCAGCCTTCGTTGCAAACGGTAGCGTTCTGCCACGTACTGCAGGTAATTGTGATTTTCCAATGAAAGATGCGGTTGCTTTTGTTGCCCCTTCTTCTCTTGAAGTTACATTAAACACACCTAATAAAGGTGACATTAAAGGCCTTGGTGTTCCTACAGGTATCACGCTTATTGTTGGTGGTGGCTTTCATGGTAAATCAACACTATTGAATGCGATTGAGCGTTCAATCTACAACCATATTCCTGGTGACGGTCGTGAAGGTATCGTTACAGATCGTAATGCAATGAAGATTCGTGCTGAAGACGGTCGCTGTGTCCACCACCTTAATTTATCTAATTACATTAACCACTTACCTATGGGTAAAGACACTGCTGATTTCACGACTCAAGATGCTTCAGGGTCAACCTCTCAAGCCGCTTGGTTACAAGAGTCTATCGAAGCAGGTGCAACTTCTTTACTGATTGATGAAGATACGTCTGCAACGAACTTTATGATCCGTGATGAACGTATGCAAGCATTGGTCAGTAAAGGAGATGAGCCAATCACTCCGTTAGTGGATCGAATTGGTCAATTACGAGATGAGCTGAATATTTCAACCATGGTGGTTATGGGCGGTTCAGGTGATTATCTCGATGTGGCTGATACTGTGATTCAAATGCATGATTACCAAGCGGTAGATGTCACTGAAAAAGCGAAAAAAGTCATCGAGCAGCACCCATCTCAAAGAAACAATGAGTGTGAAACTTCACTAGAAGCGTTCCAACCTCGTAGCTTGTTTTGTAATGCTCTGATGAACATCCTTGTTGATGGTAAGTTCCGCGTAACCGCAAAAGGAAAAGACTCTTTACGTTTTGGTAAAGAGTTTACTGATTTGAGTGCGTTGGAGCAGTTAGAGTCAAGCTCTGAAGTCAATGCTATCGGTTGGACTTGGTTCCAAATGGCTCAACATGCTGGTTGGCAAGAGAACCCATCTCAAGAGATCAATCGACTTCTCTCTGATGATTGGCACCAAACTATGCCTAATGTTGGTGATTTAGCAAAGCCACGCACACTAGATGTAATGGCCGCTCTAAACCGTATGCGCAAATCTCAATTTAAATCGAGTGATAACCAGTAA
- a CDS encoding bifunctional diguanylate cyclase/phosphodiesterase — protein sequence MTRINTQELSIPENMQLGWQNIVDLLAEIISVPSALIMRVHPKHIEVFCRSNSPENPYLTGDSESLGKGLYCETVINSNSELLVPNALKDDKWKSNPDIALGMISYCGIPLNWPNGDAFGTICVLDSKENHYSPMYRELLESFRISIESQLTTLYQHAKLLCLNDELKYRVKTRTKDLASLNYSLNQEIDKRKAAEQQISYQKSHDSGTGFLNRNAFETELDKLMKNRVGNTSEIAVIHIGFTNGRRIQAKYGYHAFDEVLKRYRDRIGGIDLIETITARPTSIDLAIAIRANDISTHLELLCHKLIEVGHSEFFIENDKIHLHAFIGIATGKDGQIASDVLKHANEAMIACKDSGNKYRFFSQSLSDSQSHINQLESYLLQAVRNDDLMLYFQPKVCPTSHKWTGAEALLRWRHPVLGDISNETLIHMAEQNGLIFEVGNFVLRAAIEKAREWSDYVDHFKMAVNVSAIQLKNVHFADQVQHLLETYHLPPSYLELEVTESGLIADEAVARNTLQNLHDLGITLSLDDFGTGYASFAYLKKFPFDCIKIDKSFVQQIDKSVDDEEIVRSIVQIAKKLDLKVIIEGVETQEHENFIIDEGCDIGQGYFYGKPMTCQDFEQGLINQNYIGSTQFTYQ from the coding sequence ATGACAAGAATCAATACGCAAGAGTTGTCAATTCCTGAGAACATGCAGCTTGGCTGGCAGAATATTGTGGATTTATTAGCCGAAATCATCTCTGTACCTTCGGCGCTGATCATGCGAGTTCATCCTAAGCACATTGAAGTGTTCTGTCGAAGCAACTCTCCCGAAAACCCTTACTTAACTGGTGATAGCGAGTCACTGGGCAAGGGGCTCTATTGTGAAACCGTCATTAATTCAAATTCAGAACTGCTTGTGCCCAACGCCCTTAAAGATGATAAATGGAAATCAAACCCTGATATTGCCCTCGGTATGATTTCGTATTGCGGGATCCCATTGAACTGGCCAAATGGCGATGCTTTCGGCACCATCTGTGTTTTAGACAGCAAAGAAAATCATTACTCTCCTATGTATCGTGAATTGTTAGAAAGCTTTCGAATTTCTATCGAATCGCAACTCACAACACTCTATCAACATGCGAAACTACTTTGTCTCAATGATGAACTCAAATACCGAGTAAAAACCAGAACAAAGGACTTAGCCAGTCTAAACTACTCACTTAATCAAGAAATCGATAAGCGTAAAGCCGCTGAACAACAGATCTCATACCAAAAAAGCCATGACTCTGGCACCGGATTCTTAAACAGAAACGCTTTTGAAACTGAACTTGATAAGTTGATGAAAAATCGAGTTGGGAACACCTCTGAGATTGCAGTGATACATATTGGTTTTACTAATGGGCGGCGTATTCAAGCCAAGTATGGCTACCATGCCTTCGACGAGGTATTAAAACGCTATCGTGATCGTATTGGTGGAATCGACCTTATAGAAACAATCACCGCGAGACCAACATCAATTGACCTTGCTATCGCAATAAGAGCCAACGATATCTCCACACATTTGGAGCTTTTGTGCCATAAGCTAATTGAGGTTGGGCATTCCGAGTTCTTTATTGAAAACGATAAAATCCACTTACATGCTTTTATTGGTATTGCCACTGGCAAAGATGGACAAATCGCAAGTGATGTTTTGAAACACGCCAACGAAGCGATGATCGCATGTAAAGATTCAGGCAACAAATACCGATTTTTCTCTCAATCACTGTCCGATAGTCAATCTCATATTAATCAACTTGAAAGCTACCTGTTACAAGCAGTCAGAAATGATGACCTGATGTTGTACTTCCAACCTAAGGTATGCCCTACTTCTCATAAATGGACAGGAGCAGAAGCACTTTTACGCTGGCGTCATCCGGTTCTTGGGGATATTTCTAATGAAACTCTTATTCACATGGCAGAGCAAAATGGCTTAATCTTCGAGGTCGGCAATTTTGTTTTACGAGCGGCGATTGAAAAAGCGCGGGAGTGGTCAGATTATGTTGATCACTTTAAGATGGCGGTTAATGTATCTGCTATTCAGCTAAAAAATGTGCACTTTGCCGATCAGGTACAACACTTACTGGAAACTTATCACCTTCCCCCTAGTTACTTAGAACTAGAAGTGACAGAAAGCGGTTTGATTGCCGATGAAGCCGTCGCACGAAATACACTTCAAAATTTACACGATCTGGGTATTACCCTCTCTTTAGATGATTTCGGTACTGGGTATGCTTCTTTTGCGTACCTTAAAAAATTCCCGTTCGACTGCATAAAAATAGACAAGAGTTTTGTTCAGCAAATCGATAAAAGTGTTGATGATGAAGAGATTGTTCGTTCAATTGTTCAAATCGCTAAGAAATTGGATTTAAAAGTGATTATTGAAGGGGTTGAAACGCAAGAACATGAGAATTTCATTATTGATGAAGGCTGTGATATTGGTCAGGGGTATTTCTATGGAAAACCAATGACTTGCCAAGATTTCGAGCAAGGATTGATTAATCAAAACTATATCGGCTCTACTCAATTTACGTATCAATAA
- the fabV gene encoding enoyl-ACP reductase FabV has product MLIKPVIKGVVARSAHPYGCEESIKQQIQYVKNAEQIVDGPKRVLIIGASSGFGLASRIAATFGGSKADTIGVSFERGPSEKGVGTAGWYNNIFFKQQAEHEGRVAVNIVGDAFSNTVQEQVIEAIETYFEGEVDLVIYSLAAGVRPKDNGEFWRSAIKPIGDNVTGSSINLETDQWIEAEIEAASEEEADATVKVMGGEDWERWIDTLINTESIAQGCQTIAFSYIGPEVTHPIYLDGTLGRAKIDLHQTSHSLNLKLANFDGGAYATVCKALVTKASVFIPGLSPYILALYQVMKEKGTHEGCIEQMQRLFSSKLFGQDKVPVDGERLLRMDDKELDPETQHEVSQLLSKMNETNFAEIGDYRGFKHEFMQLNGFSFANIDYSKPISMGDLELLEP; this is encoded by the coding sequence ATGCTCATCAAACCAGTAATTAAAGGGGTTGTTGCACGGTCAGCCCATCCGTATGGCTGTGAAGAATCCATCAAGCAGCAGATCCAATATGTTAAAAATGCAGAACAGATTGTTGATGGCCCTAAACGTGTTCTAATTATTGGCGCATCATCCGGTTTTGGCTTAGCTTCTCGTATTGCCGCAACCTTTGGCGGAAGCAAAGCAGATACAATTGGAGTCTCATTTGAAAGAGGACCATCGGAGAAAGGCGTTGGTACTGCTGGTTGGTACAACAATATATTCTTCAAGCAGCAAGCAGAACATGAAGGCCGCGTTGCCGTTAATATTGTCGGTGATGCATTTTCAAATACCGTTCAAGAGCAAGTGATCGAGGCGATAGAGACATATTTTGAAGGTGAAGTAGATTTAGTCATTTACAGCTTAGCCGCTGGCGTTAGACCAAAAGATAATGGTGAGTTTTGGCGCTCTGCAATAAAACCTATTGGTGACAATGTCACGGGGTCATCGATTAATTTAGAAACAGACCAATGGATAGAAGCTGAAATTGAAGCGGCATCGGAAGAAGAAGCGGATGCCACCGTTAAAGTCATGGGGGGTGAGGATTGGGAGCGTTGGATTGACACCTTGATCAACACCGAGTCTATTGCTCAAGGTTGCCAAACTATCGCATTTTCTTACATCGGCCCTGAAGTCACCCACCCTATTTATCTCGACGGAACATTGGGCCGGGCCAAAATCGATTTACACCAAACTAGCCATTCGCTGAACTTAAAACTCGCTAACTTTGATGGTGGTGCTTACGCAACGGTTTGTAAGGCTCTAGTGACAAAGGCGAGCGTTTTCATTCCAGGGTTAAGCCCATACATTTTGGCTCTATACCAAGTAATGAAAGAAAAAGGGACACACGAAGGTTGTATCGAACAGATGCAACGCCTTTTCTCAAGTAAGTTATTCGGTCAAGATAAAGTCCCTGTAGATGGTGAGCGTCTGTTAAGAATGGATGACAAAGAGCTTGATCCTGAAACACAGCATGAAGTTTCACAATTATTGTCAAAAATGAATGAGACTAACTTTGCCGAGATTGGGGATTATCGTGGATTTAAACATGAATTCATGCAACTTAACGGCTTTTCCTTTGCCAATATAGATTATTCCAAACCGATTTCGATGGGAGATCTTGAACTGCTTGAGCCTTAA
- a CDS encoding arylesterase, translating into MTRLFSFFLIVLLSSNAVASNSQSNTLLVLGDSLSAGYQMAIEDSWPSLLPVELQKHASLTNNQPVTVVNGSISGDTTGNGLARLPELLNQHKPNWVIIELGANDGLRGFPPQLIKKNLTSLIQMSKDAGAHIALMQIQVPPNYGKRYSKAFYEIYPAIAEEQSVPLLPFFLEYVIQQPSWMMNDGLHPKPIAQPWIARFVAQELVNIPDFTGLAQ; encoded by the coding sequence ATGACTCGACTATTTTCCTTTTTTTTAATTGTTCTACTTTCTAGTAATGCTGTTGCTTCTAATTCACAAAGTAACACTCTTCTTGTACTTGGGGATAGCTTAAGTGCGGGCTATCAAATGGCGATTGAAGATAGTTGGCCTAGCCTTCTGCCGGTTGAGTTGCAGAAACACGCTTCGCTGACCAACAACCAACCCGTCACCGTGGTTAACGGCAGTATCTCTGGTGATACGACAGGTAATGGATTAGCTCGCTTACCTGAATTGCTCAACCAGCATAAACCTAACTGGGTCATTATTGAGCTAGGCGCTAATGACGGCTTACGCGGATTTCCTCCTCAGTTAATTAAAAAGAACCTCACATCATTGATTCAAATGAGTAAAGATGCAGGTGCTCATATTGCATTAATGCAGATTCAAGTGCCACCTAACTATGGCAAGCGATATAGCAAAGCGTTTTACGAAATCTACCCTGCAATAGCAGAAGAGCAATCCGTCCCTCTACTCCCATTTTTTCTTGAGTATGTGATTCAACAACCCTCTTGGATGATGAATGACGGACTTCACCCGAAACCGATCGCACAGCCGTGGATAGCTCGATTTGTTGCGCAAGAATTAGTTAACATTCCAGATTTTACTGGTTTAGCTCAATAA
- a CDS encoding ABC transporter ATP-binding protein: MHTSIIKAESVSKLVSTNQEHLTILDDVNLEILSGESVAIVGTSGAGKSTLMTLLAGLDTPTAGEIHLLGKPLSTLTDEARAAIRSESIGFVFQSFLLIPSLTALGNVTLPCLLKGEEEDTERALALLASVGLSERVDHLPSQLSGGEQQRVALARAFMIKPKILFADEPTGNLDQQTAAKVIELLFELNQQHGTTLVLVTHDLELSKRCDRTLHMKNGVIEEFNHDQS, from the coding sequence ATGCATACATCCATTATTAAAGCCGAGTCTGTGTCAAAACTAGTCTCTACTAATCAAGAGCATTTAACAATATTAGATGACGTTAACCTTGAAATCTTAAGTGGCGAGTCTGTTGCGATTGTTGGTACCTCAGGGGCCGGTAAGTCCACTCTTATGACCCTGCTTGCGGGGCTAGACACGCCCACAGCTGGTGAAATCCATTTACTCGGTAAACCTTTATCCACGTTAACCGATGAAGCGAGAGCCGCAATCAGAAGCGAATCGATTGGGTTTGTGTTTCAGAGCTTTTTGTTGATCCCTAGTCTAACTGCATTAGGCAATGTCACTCTACCTTGTCTGCTAAAAGGAGAAGAGGAAGATACTGAGCGAGCATTGGCGCTATTAGCATCTGTTGGCCTGTCTGAGCGTGTCGACCACTTGCCCTCTCAATTATCGGGAGGAGAGCAGCAACGTGTCGCTTTAGCTCGCGCCTTTATGATTAAACCTAAGATTCTGTTTGCCGATGAACCTACAGGTAATTTGGACCAGCAAACCGCAGCGAAAGTGATTGAGTTACTGTTTGAGTTGAATCAGCAGCACGGGACGACGCTAGTTCTAGTGACTCACGATCTAGAATTATCAAAACGATGTGATAGAACACTTCATATGAAAAATGGTGTCATTGAGGAGTTCAATCATGATCAAAGCTAA
- a CDS encoding ABC transporter permease, with amino-acid sequence MIKAKGAKLNRRLFSWSTEEIRHGQLWPISIALTLIIACIFALSALAERMEQVIVKQGKDALTADSVFVSANPIPDVLIAQSLVEGLETSELTRFATMAFSDNGMQLITVKAVESNYPLLGELILGSQADQQNMVKQGELWLDERIFAQLNVSIGDNVTVGDADFLVSGRIVQEPGLSFNPFQQMPTALINMDDIEKTGAIQLGSRVQHRLFLAGDSDAILRIQESIELTPSDRWRDQNTTSRTNEVFNRTKQYLSLTVAIVIIMAATTLVLTCQHYVASRRQTIAMLKSIGASQGWIARWLIIQVILLLVIGVVLGLAIGVGLEMLLRIPLSDLLPTPLPEYGYQPGLISVLASVAIGVPALGIPLLGLLNTSAMNVMQPDNQATTDYKHWLLLLVPVVPMIFAYGSNSLVWIVIGGIFVLFIVLALLSIGITKTMVKLPLSTSMKLALSRINRSSTASGLQFGALALSLMLLSVIWLVRTDLLADWQQTLPADAPNVFALNIAPYEKEAYLAALDEQHIDRSQAFPIIRGRLSEVNAKPAKSQNENEEETDVLSRELNFTWGDQLPVYNDVIAGEWTSTKGVSVESEVAEDLGIQLGDELTFVINSQTVIATVNSIRAVEWRVMKPNFYFIFTPDLLQSIPSTWLVSFQAEESDQALLQQLSREHPTVSLMDIRMMGEKIQSLLTQIIWSITVLAGLGVIAGLLLIFTLLRLSLSQRQQEIRLYRTLGASKKRITQTIWSEYGLMALVAGLVASLGAELSVASLMNYGFELTPKFHPLLWIVLPVITFITLAVVVNSLIKRLLTPVNKGIS; translated from the coding sequence ATGATCAAAGCTAAGGGAGCGAAGTTGAATCGTCGACTATTCTCTTGGAGTACTGAGGAAATCCGTCATGGTCAGTTGTGGCCGATCTCTATTGCACTAACACTAATCATTGCGTGTATTTTTGCATTATCAGCTCTAGCAGAAAGAATGGAACAGGTAATCGTGAAGCAGGGCAAAGATGCGTTGACCGCTGATAGCGTCTTTGTTTCTGCGAATCCAATTCCAGACGTCCTGATTGCACAGAGTCTAGTTGAAGGTCTTGAAACTTCCGAGCTTACTCGATTTGCCACCATGGCATTCAGTGATAATGGGATGCAACTGATCACCGTCAAAGCCGTGGAAAGTAATTATCCATTGCTTGGTGAGCTGATTTTGGGAAGCCAAGCGGATCAACAAAATATGGTGAAGCAAGGAGAACTTTGGTTAGATGAAAGAATTTTTGCACAGTTAAACGTATCAATCGGTGACAATGTCACGGTTGGTGACGCGGATTTTTTAGTCAGTGGTCGAATCGTACAAGAACCTGGGCTCAGTTTTAACCCGTTCCAACAGATGCCTACGGCACTAATCAATATGGACGACATCGAAAAGACAGGGGCAATTCAACTCGGAAGCCGGGTTCAACACCGACTATTTCTAGCGGGTGACAGTGATGCTATTTTGCGAATTCAAGAGAGTATTGAATTGACGCCCAGTGATCGATGGCGTGACCAAAATACAACAAGCCGAACTAACGAAGTATTTAATAGAACAAAGCAGTATTTATCATTAACGGTTGCGATTGTGATTATCATGGCCGCGACAACGCTGGTACTAACTTGTCAGCATTACGTTGCCAGTCGTAGACAAACAATTGCGATGTTAAAAAGCATTGGGGCAAGTCAAGGGTGGATCGCTCGTTGGCTCATTATCCAAGTTATTCTGTTATTAGTGATTGGCGTTGTTTTAGGATTAGCGATTGGTGTTGGCCTTGAAATGCTTCTTAGGATCCCACTCTCTGATCTACTGCCGACACCACTTCCAGAGTATGGCTACCAACCAGGATTGATCTCAGTGTTAGCAAGTGTTGCGATTGGCGTGCCTGCTCTTGGTATTCCGCTTCTCGGCTTGCTTAATACTTCCGCAATGAATGTTATGCAACCTGATAATCAAGCCACAACAGATTATAAGCACTGGTTGTTGTTACTGGTTCCGGTTGTCCCTATGATCTTTGCTTATGGCTCCAATTCTCTGGTTTGGATTGTTATTGGTGGCATCTTTGTATTGTTTATCGTCCTTGCGCTGCTTAGCATCGGAATAACAAAGACGATGGTGAAATTACCGTTATCGACATCAATGAAGTTAGCGTTAAGCCGCATCAACCGCTCTTCAACCGCCAGTGGACTTCAGTTTGGAGCACTTGCGCTGTCACTTATGCTTTTGTCAGTAATTTGGTTGGTTCGAACGGATCTACTTGCCGATTGGCAACAGACATTACCTGCAGATGCGCCGAATGTCTTCGCCCTAAACATTGCGCCATATGAGAAAGAGGCTTATCTTGCGGCACTTGATGAGCAACATATTGATCGCTCTCAAGCCTTTCCCATCATTCGGGGCAGACTTTCAGAAGTTAATGCAAAACCAGCGAAAAGCCAAAATGAAAACGAAGAAGAGACGGATGTTCTCAGCCGAGAATTGAACTTTACTTGGGGAGATCAATTACCTGTTTATAACGACGTGATTGCAGGAGAGTGGACGTCAACTAAAGGTGTTTCTGTCGAGTCTGAAGTGGCTGAAGATTTAGGCATACAGCTCGGTGACGAGCTTACTTTCGTCATAAATAGTCAGACGGTTATCGCGACAGTTAACTCTATTCGTGCGGTTGAGTGGCGAGTGATGAAGCCGAATTTCTATTTCATTTTCACTCCAGATCTTCTGCAATCTATTCCATCAACTTGGTTAGTCAGTTTTCAAGCAGAAGAGAGTGATCAGGCTCTGTTACAGCAACTATCTAGAGAGCATCCAACCGTGAGCCTTATGGATATAAGAATGATGGGAGAAAAGATACAGTCGCTTCTTACTCAAATCATCTGGTCCATTACCGTGCTTGCTGGTTTAGGGGTGATTGCAGGCCTATTGTTAATATTTACTTTATTAAGGCTGAGCTTGTCTCAAAGACAGCAGGAAATCCGCTTGTATAGAACCTTAGGAGCGAGTAAGAAACGTATCACTCAAACTATTTGGAGTGAATATGGTTTGATGGCGCTCGTTGCAGGTCTCGTTGCCAGTTTGGGGGCTGAGTTGAGTGTGGCTAGTTTAATGAATTATGGATTTGAGCTGACACCTAAATTTCATCCATTATTGTGGATAGTTTTACCAGTTATCACTTTTATTACCCTTGCTGTGGTGGTTAATTCTCTTATTAAGCGCTTGTTAACCCCCGTAAATAAAGGGATCAGCTAA
- a CDS encoding FAD-dependent oxidoreductase, protein MILNTKIHPKRKIAIIGGGIAGSTAAIHLSEMGLDVTLLEKGPSLVNGPPICHLHAGGNLYREISEQQCLELLRQSIETVRLYPHSLNIRPTVIAVPHSDGGDPNELLPRLKSVANAYQSLVEESIDNQVLGDPKDYYKLYSLSDLQELALKTQPKQPRSIDDWVIPFAQYTDLSALKYPVVAVQEFGMSVFRLSATANIALERNPNCTVMTGTSLTNAQWNQDHWTLSYEQVSGHTSTFEADFLINASGFETGKIDDYLGKQRDRLVEFKAAYVTHWPDCSDEWPEVIFHGPRGTPQGMAQLTPYADGYFQLHGMTEGITLFEDGLVTSDSSSSQPQLPKRLLKKINSGWSNEVIHQRSTSAIEHMSQFIPSYMSSTVAGKPLFGAQQIPGSDPSLRAADVSFEGERYARIEVVKASSALEAARKISTFWFDSLGFEGDETSLSSYPVTCDLSRHEVEERALQLAKERHYPQSLAKISGVQSQNS, encoded by the coding sequence ATGATATTGAATACTAAGATTCACCCTAAGCGTAAAATTGCAATCATTGGCGGTGGAATTGCCGGCTCTACAGCAGCAATCCATTTGTCTGAGATGGGATTAGATGTCACTTTACTAGAGAAAGGCCCAAGCTTAGTGAATGGCCCACCAATATGTCACTTACATGCGGGTGGTAATTTGTATCGTGAGATATCTGAACAGCAGTGTCTTGAGTTACTTCGTCAATCAATTGAAACGGTTCGTCTTTACCCACATTCGCTGAATATTCGACCAACCGTCATTGCAGTTCCTCATTCTGACGGTGGCGACCCTAATGAACTCCTGCCACGTTTGAAAAGTGTTGCAAATGCGTACCAATCACTCGTCGAGGAGAGTATTGATAATCAGGTACTTGGTGATCCGAAAGATTATTATAAGCTTTACTCATTGTCGGATTTGCAGGAATTAGCCCTAAAAACCCAACCTAAACAGCCCCGATCGATCGATGACTGGGTCATTCCTTTCGCTCAATATACAGATTTAAGCGCTCTAAAGTATCCAGTTGTCGCGGTTCAAGAGTTTGGAATGAGTGTATTTCGTCTATCAGCAACAGCAAACATTGCACTAGAAAGAAACCCTAATTGCACTGTGATGACAGGAACGTCGCTGACTAACGCTCAATGGAACCAAGACCATTGGACGCTCTCTTATGAGCAAGTATCTGGTCACACTTCTACTTTTGAAGCGGATTTTCTGATCAATGCGAGCGGTTTTGAAACTGGAAAAATTGACGACTATTTAGGAAAGCAAAGAGATCGGTTAGTTGAATTCAAAGCAGCCTACGTAACTCATTGGCCAGATTGCAGTGATGAATGGCCAGAGGTTATATTCCACGGGCCAAGAGGTACACCACAGGGCATGGCCCAATTAACACCTTATGCTGATGGGTATTTCCAATTGCATGGTATGACAGAAGGGATCACTCTGTTTGAGGATGGGCTTGTGACCTCCGACTCATCATCATCTCAACCTCAACTACCAAAGCGTTTACTTAAAAAGATCAATTCCGGTTGGTCTAACGAGGTTATTCATCAGCGCTCTACAAGTGCGATAGAGCATATGAGTCAGTTTATACCTTCATATATGAGCTCAACGGTAGCTGGCAAACCGTTATTCGGAGCTCAACAAATTCCAGGAAGTGATCCGAGTTTACGTGCGGCGGACGTTTCGTTTGAAGGTGAAAGGTATGCCAGAATCGAGGTCGTAAAAGCGTCTTCAGCACTTGAAGCAGCACGTAAAATTTCGACATTCTGGTTTGATTCATTAGGATTTGAAGGCGATGAAACTTCATTATCCAGTTACCCTGTCACTTGTGATTTATCTCGCCATGAGGTTGAAGAGAGGGCTCTGCAACTTGCAAAGGAACGTCATTACCCACAATCTTTAGCGAAAATATCAGGGGTTCAATCCCAAAATAGTTAA